A genomic segment from Biomphalaria glabrata chromosome 16, xgBioGlab47.1, whole genome shotgun sequence encodes:
- the LOC106066648 gene encoding chitin synthase-like yields the protein MANEYGCVCDFDLEEPCFHERYYSPPSANGTTHCFSPFMSFPDGLLRNCISKDGLQATGEKGNRIDVSNLLRFQRQQDDQVLNMAKFIPDPPLHRSGERRRSSINPSGKEGYSNLGFSDSIERDPDYDLDSDYVSEYNAQSSASSNHQKTPESNQRRRHSQVPKGSDTDTLLKPKKRRWDAFYANPGEDMTSYSETQTAYTAQVVLKIAFMILSFLLVLASATLSRLSLLATTFYIRPKLSNWTIESFLNGSFSHAKMWPDSTNVTWVWSAIFIIVAPYFFIVCSSMLKIVFKVTGKVTAAAFFVAFVQESVHSFGLCTLVFYILPRHEPLMGSLLLSSTVAVPSLLKAVLKRKPEAPDADAAGDRQHPILRFLR from the exons GCCAACGGAACGACCCATTGCTTCTCTCCCTTCATGTCATTTCCCGACGGTCTGCTGAGGAACTGTATCAGCAAAGATGGACTCCAGGCAACTGGTGAGAAAGGCAACAGAATAGACGTTAGCAACTTGTTACGATTTCAGCGTCAGCAAGATGACCAGGTCTTGAACATGGCCAAATTTATACCAGACCCTCCGCTCCATAGAAGTGGAGAGAGAAGACGCTCCTCTATAAACCCTAGTGGGAAAGAAGGATACTCGAATCTAGGTTTTTCAGACTCAATAGAAAGAGATCCGGATTACGATTTAGATTCGGATTATGTCAGTGAGTACAACGCTCAGTCTAGTGCCAGCAGCAACCATCAGAAAACTCCAGAATCAAACCAAAGGAGAAGGCATTCACAAGTCCCCAAGGGCTCGGATACAGACACGTTACTGAA ACCTAAAAAAAGACGATGGGATGCCTTCTACGCAAATCCTGGCGAGGACATGACGTCATACTCCGAAACGCAGACGGCGTACACGGCGCAAGTGGTTCTCAAAATAGCTTTCATGATCCTCTCCTTCCTCCTTGTGCTCGCCTCCGCGACACTGTCCAGACTCAGCTTGTTGGCTACTACATTTTACATCCGCCCAAAATTATCCAACTGGACAATCGAGTCGTTTTTAAATGGCAGCTTCAGCCATGCCAAGATGTGGCCAGACTCTACGAACGTCACGTGGGTATGGTCAGCCATCTTTATCATTGTCGCGCCATATTTCTTTATCGTCTGCTCATCAATGTTGAAAATTGTTTTCAAGGTGACAGGAAAGGTCACAGCCGCAGCATTTTTTGTG GCTTTTGTCCAGGAAAGTGTCCACTCTTTCGGCTTATGCACTCTTGTGTTCTACATTCTGCCCAGACATGAACCTCTGATGGGCAGTCTGCTTCTCAGCTCAACCGTGGCAGTCCCTTCCCTCTTGAAGGCAGTTCTGAAGCGTAAGCCAGAGGCACCTGATGCAGACGCAGCCGGGGACAGACAACATCCTATCCTTCGATTTCTCAGGTAG